From one Halosimplex rubrum genomic stretch:
- a CDS encoding DUF7344 domain-containing protein, giving the protein MGSEQPPESRSSDDDRRRAGDPHGARGESDASAEDATSTSTTERGSRDAASERPVSVDDLFELLARPGNRFTLAYLSRADGPVPYEDLVENVVDGAETPGDLSRDDFRDQVATRLVHSNLPKLDDAGLVEYDRERRTVRATEATAVAVPYLELAMDQFPAE; this is encoded by the coding sequence ATGGGGTCAGAGCAGCCACCGGAGAGCCGGTCGAGTGACGACGACCGGCGACGAGCCGGGGATCCGCACGGAGCCCGAGGGGAGAGCGACGCGTCCGCCGAGGACGCGACGAGCACGTCGACCACCGAACGGGGGAGTCGCGACGCCGCCAGCGAGCGGCCGGTGTCGGTCGACGACCTCTTCGAGTTGCTGGCTCGCCCCGGCAACAGGTTCACGCTGGCGTACCTGAGCCGGGCGGACGGGCCGGTCCCCTACGAGGACCTCGTCGAGAACGTCGTCGACGGGGCGGAGACCCCCGGCGACCTCTCGAGGGACGACTTCCGCGACCAGGTCGCGACCAGACTCGTCCACTCGAACCTCCCGAAGCTCGACGACGCCGGGCTCGTCGAGTACGACCGCGAGCGGCGGACCGTCCGGGCGACCGAGGCGACCGCGGTCGCGGTCCCGTACCTCGAACTCGCGATGGACCAGTTCCCCGCGGAGTGA
- a CDS encoding DegT/DnrJ/EryC1/StrS family aminotransferase yields MSLEDHRQIPVAEPALGSEERERVREVLDSGMIADGEEVRAFEREFATTCHVDRGVATSNGTTALHTALRACGIGEGDTVVTTPFSFVATANAVRFCGAEPVFADIDPDTYNLDPTAVREAIEIRGGDVDAVLPVHLYGLPAPMDEIAAIAEEYDAAVVEDAAQAHGARYRDEPVGSLGDAAAFSFYPTKNMTTGEGGMVVTDDEAVADRAERFVNHGRNERYDHVELGHNFRMTNIAAAIGRVQLKRLSRFVRARRDNAAALTEALAEAPVDPPTVPDGVDHAFHQYTVRAPDRERLVAHLDDHGIDTGVYYPTPIHEQPAYEGVDERFPVAERAAAEVVSLPVHPGVSEGDRGAIADALALYQPQ; encoded by the coding sequence GTGAGCCTCGAAGACCACCGACAGATCCCCGTCGCCGAGCCCGCCCTGGGCAGCGAGGAGCGCGAGCGCGTCCGGGAAGTGCTCGACAGCGGGATGATAGCCGACGGCGAGGAGGTCCGCGCCTTCGAGCGGGAGTTCGCCACCACCTGCCACGTCGACCGCGGCGTCGCCACCTCCAACGGGACGACGGCGCTGCACACCGCCCTGCGAGCCTGCGGGATCGGCGAGGGCGACACCGTCGTCACGACGCCGTTTTCCTTCGTCGCGACCGCCAACGCCGTCCGCTTCTGCGGCGCCGAACCCGTCTTCGCCGACATCGACCCCGACACCTACAACCTCGACCCGACCGCGGTCCGCGAGGCCATCGAGATCCGCGGCGGCGACGTGGACGCGGTCCTCCCGGTCCACCTCTACGGGCTGCCCGCGCCGATGGACGAGATCGCCGCGATCGCCGAGGAGTACGACGCCGCCGTCGTCGAGGACGCGGCCCAGGCCCACGGCGCCCGCTACCGCGACGAGCCGGTGGGGTCGCTGGGCGACGCCGCCGCCTTCTCCTTTTACCCGACGAAGAACATGACCACCGGCGAGGGCGGGATGGTCGTCACCGACGACGAGGCGGTCGCCGACCGCGCCGAGCGGTTCGTCAACCACGGCCGGAACGAGCGGTACGACCACGTCGAACTCGGGCACAACTTCCGGATGACGAACATCGCCGCCGCCATCGGTCGCGTCCAGCTCAAGCGGCTCTCGCGGTTCGTCCGCGCGCGCCGGGACAACGCCGCCGCGCTCACCGAGGCGCTCGCCGAGGCGCCCGTCGACCCGCCGACGGTCCCCGACGGCGTCGACCACGCCTTCCACCAGTACACCGTCCGGGCGCCCGACCGCGAGCGGCTGGTCGCCCACCTCGACGACCACGGGATCGACACCGGCGTCTACTACCCCACGCCGATCCACGAGCAGCCGGCCTACGAGGGCGTCGACGAGCGGTTCCCCGTCGCCGAGCGGGCCGCGGCGGAAGTCGTCTCGCTGCCGGTCCACCCCGGCGTCTCGGAGGGGGACCGCGGAGCGATCGCCGACGCGCTCGCGCTGTACCAGCCGCAGTAG
- a CDS encoding winged helix-turn-helix domain-containing protein, with protein sequence MSTDWDDVSFVISSRYRVAVLKRLADGPSTPSQIASDEDVGIAHVSRALQRLRERSLVDLLVSDDRKKGRVYGLTEQGRDVWDKIEAENMV encoded by the coding sequence ATGAGCACAGATTGGGACGACGTCAGCTTCGTCATCAGTTCGCGGTATCGCGTCGCAGTTCTCAAGCGACTCGCAGACGGCCCCTCGACGCCGTCGCAGATCGCTTCCGACGAGGACGTGGGCATCGCGCACGTCTCGCGGGCGCTCCAGCGCCTCCGGGAACGGTCGCTCGTGGACCTCCTCGTCTCCGACGACCGCAAGAAAGGCCGCGTCTACGGCCTCACGGAACAGGGCCGGGACGTGTGGGACAAGATCGAAGCCGAGAACATGGTGTGA
- a CDS encoding metal-dependent hydrolase, with the protein MWPWEHLAVGYLAYAVVGRLVWREPPTGTTAAAVAVGTQFPDLVDKPLGWWLGVLPGGTTLAHSLLTAVPLSLAVLALGAAAGRERPALAFVVGYLSHLPGDVLYPVVLGGDAKLWFLLWPLRAAPGDGPDHTITHVLALAEQFLGFLATPLGAAYLTAELLLLALAGWVWTLDGRPGLAWVLPRPDRAENF; encoded by the coding sequence ATGTGGCCGTGGGAACACCTCGCCGTCGGCTACCTCGCCTACGCCGTCGTCGGCCGGCTCGTCTGGCGCGAACCGCCGACGGGGACGACCGCCGCCGCCGTCGCCGTGGGGACGCAGTTCCCCGACCTCGTCGACAAGCCGCTGGGCTGGTGGCTCGGCGTGCTCCCCGGCGGGACGACGCTGGCCCACTCGCTGCTGACCGCGGTCCCGCTGAGCCTCGCCGTCCTGGCCCTCGGCGCCGCGGCCGGTCGCGAGCGCCCCGCCCTCGCGTTCGTCGTCGGCTACCTGAGTCACCTCCCCGGGGACGTGCTCTACCCGGTCGTCCTCGGGGGCGACGCGAAGCTGTGGTTCCTCCTGTGGCCGCTCCGGGCCGCTCCCGGGGACGGCCCCGACCACACGATCACGCACGTGCTGGCGCTGGCCGAGCAGTTCCTCGGGTTTCTCGCCACCCCCCTCGGCGCCGCCTACCTGACGGCCGAACTGCTCCTGCTGGCGCTGGCCGGCTGGGTCTGGACGCTCGACGGCCGCCCGGGGCTCGCCTGGGTGCTCCCGCGGCCGGACCGCGCCGAGAACTTCTGA
- a CDS encoding asparagine synthase-related protein has protein sequence MTGLIGRSAGGGRLDEMAGAMVDEDWYELESASDGAAAVGVLEHGTRDPDANVVWRGDGLLGVVYGVVSNRDRLALSWGDLFRGVADDSRDTLARLDGPFALACVDTRAGAVHLVTDKAGSRPLYYATADAGAAGDDGIDDVAFASELGPLVAERDDPTLDARAVGDLLLFGGVVGDRTLVEAVGSLPPATRLTVDGEVSTERYWEPAAEGLAPSGYPDRWLADYRRALADVATTAGDWTLWFPADADSRIAAAVLADQSPPVRTLTCGRPGGGDRETAARVAAHLGGPNTQAHGDPDHHLVDAVADAVAATDAMVAWSAVDALPYVTDGLHEDADVLVHGDAALDAATWAGAIGADDSAASALYEHERVLPAESVRDLLAVDADPLDSVDAVVAAGVDGPTERTAVDAAGQVRAATELRSRAVQRRQVGTRTLASGPLLDTAARMPAAYRTGTRPISAPVGAGSPPIRRAIADRLGSDLAGIPTGPAGDPTASRDEEPDGERGAAGGDAYARRYATDDRFRRFVDDLLDGVARRDPLDADAVSALRDRLAEGELSTFAPVAALTGLELWARRHLDDGAAARGRSAVEV, from the coding sequence ATGACGGGACTGATCGGACGATCTGCGGGCGGCGGGCGGCTGGACGAGATGGCCGGGGCGATGGTCGACGAGGACTGGTACGAACTGGAGAGCGCGAGCGACGGGGCGGCCGCCGTTGGCGTGCTCGAACACGGGACGCGCGACCCGGACGCGAACGTCGTCTGGCGGGGCGACGGCCTCCTCGGCGTCGTCTACGGCGTCGTCTCGAACCGCGACCGGCTGGCGCTGTCGTGGGGCGACCTCTTCCGGGGGGTCGCCGACGACTCGCGGGACACGCTGGCGCGGCTCGACGGGCCGTTCGCGCTGGCCTGCGTCGACACCCGCGCGGGCGCGGTCCACCTGGTGACCGACAAGGCGGGGAGTCGCCCGCTCTACTACGCGACGGCCGACGCCGGCGCGGCGGGAGACGACGGGATCGACGACGTCGCCTTCGCGTCGGAACTCGGTCCGCTGGTCGCCGAGCGCGACGACCCGACTCTCGACGCCCGGGCGGTGGGTGACCTGCTGCTGTTCGGTGGCGTCGTCGGCGACCGGACGCTCGTCGAGGCGGTCGGGAGCCTCCCGCCGGCGACGCGACTGACCGTCGACGGCGAGGTGTCGACCGAACGCTACTGGGAGCCGGCCGCCGAGGGGCTGGCGCCGTCGGGGTACCCCGACCGGTGGCTCGCCGACTACCGGCGCGCGCTCGCGGACGTGGCGACGACGGCGGGCGACTGGACGCTCTGGTTCCCGGCTGACGCCGACAGCCGGATCGCCGCGGCGGTGCTCGCCGACCAGTCGCCCCCGGTCCGGACGCTCACGTGCGGACGCCCGGGAGGCGGTGACAGGGAGACGGCGGCGCGGGTCGCCGCCCACCTCGGGGGACCGAACACGCAGGCCCACGGAGACCCGGACCACCACCTCGTCGACGCCGTCGCCGACGCCGTGGCGGCGACCGACGCGATGGTGGCGTGGTCGGCCGTCGACGCGCTCCCCTACGTGACCGACGGGCTCCACGAAGACGCGGACGTGCTCGTCCACGGCGACGCCGCCCTCGACGCGGCGACGTGGGCGGGCGCCATCGGCGCGGACGATTCGGCGGCGAGCGCGCTCTACGAACACGAGCGCGTCCTCCCCGCGGAGTCGGTCCGGGACCTGCTCGCGGTCGACGCGGACCCGCTGGACTCGGTCGACGCGGTCGTCGCGGCCGGCGTCGACGGACCGACCGAGCGGACGGCCGTCGACGCGGCCGGGCAGGTGCGCGCCGCCACCGAGTTGCGGAGTCGCGCGGTCCAGCGCCGGCAGGTCGGTACCAGGACGCTCGCGAGCGGGCCGCTCCTAGACACCGCCGCCCGCATGCCCGCCGCCTACCGGACCGGGACGCGGCCCATCTCGGCGCCGGTCGGCGCGGGTTCCCCACCGATCCGCCGGGCGATTGCCGACCGGCTCGGCTCCGACCTGGCGGGGATCCCGACGGGACCGGCCGGCGACCCGACCGCGTCTCGGGACGAGGAGCCGGACGGCGAGCGCGGAGCGGCGGGCGGCGACGCCTACGCCCGCCGGTACGCGACCGACGACCGCTTCCGGCGGTTCGTCGACGACCTCCTCGACGGCGTCGCCCGGCGCGATCCCCTCGACGCCGACGCCGTGTCGGCACTGCGGGACCGCCTCGCCGAGGGCGAGCTGTCGACGTTCGCGCCGGTCGCGGCGCTGACGGGGCTGGAGCTCTGGGCGCGTCGACACCTGGACGACGGCGCCGCGGCTCGCGGGCGGTCCGCGGTCGAAGTCTGA
- a CDS encoding acyltransferase encodes MSEHDLSTVRTGDGCDIAETAVVGEPGGSGDAYTRIGDDATVRGGTIVYTDVEIGDGFSTGHHALVRSGTTVGDDVLVGSQAVLDGDVTLGSRVSCQTGVYLPPKTTVGDDVFLGPHAVVTNDPYPVRARSELVGATLESNVSVGANATILPDVTVGEGSFVAAGSVVTEDVPPGTLAMGNPARHEPLPDELDGGNEL; translated from the coding sequence ATGAGCGAGCACGACCTCTCGACCGTCCGGACCGGCGACGGCTGCGACATCGCCGAGACGGCGGTCGTCGGCGAGCCCGGGGGCTCGGGCGACGCGTACACCCGAATCGGCGACGACGCCACCGTCCGCGGCGGCACCATCGTCTACACCGACGTCGAGATCGGCGACGGCTTCTCGACGGGGCACCACGCGCTGGTCCGGAGCGGTACCACCGTCGGCGACGACGTCCTCGTCGGGAGCCAGGCGGTCCTCGACGGCGACGTGACCCTCGGGTCGCGCGTCAGCTGCCAGACCGGCGTCTACCTCCCGCCGAAGACGACCGTCGGCGACGACGTGTTCCTCGGTCCCCACGCCGTCGTCACGAACGACCCGTACCCGGTGCGGGCGCGGAGCGAACTCGTCGGCGCCACCCTCGAATCGAACGTCTCCGTGGGCGCGAACGCGACGATCCTCCCCGACGTGACCGTCGGCGAGGGGTCGTTCGTCGCCGCGGGCTCGGTCGTCACCGAGGACGTGCCGCCCGGGACGCTGGCGATGGGCAACCCGGCGCGCCACGAACCGCTGCCCGACGAGCTCGACGGGGGGAACGAGCTGTGA
- a CDS encoding DUF7344 domain-containing protein has protein sequence MSTDEETLTQDVVFDILSSARRRYVLYLLRTEDAPVELTELAEDVAAWENDTTVEDLTKQQRKRVYVSLYQTHVPKLEDAGLVRYDQDTGEVELTQAANDVDQYLNPGEREVPWQYLYLPLALLGVALVALSNLNVWIFADMTEVTLGVIIFSGFLLTVGAHIVVWTMNRRQVPDDLRRHS, from the coding sequence ATGTCGACAGACGAGGAGACGCTCACGCAGGACGTCGTCTTCGACATCCTCAGTAGCGCCAGACGACGCTACGTGCTCTATCTGCTCCGCACCGAGGACGCGCCGGTCGAACTGACGGAGCTCGCCGAGGACGTGGCGGCCTGGGAGAACGACACGACTGTCGAAGATCTGACGAAACAACAGCGCAAACGCGTCTACGTCTCGCTGTATCAGACGCACGTCCCCAAACTCGAGGACGCCGGGCTGGTCCGGTACGACCAAGACACCGGCGAGGTCGAGCTGACGCAGGCGGCCAACGACGTTGACCAGTACCTGAACCCGGGCGAGCGGGAGGTGCCCTGGCAGTACCTGTATCTCCCGCTCGCGCTCCTCGGGGTCGCCCTGGTCGCCCTGTCGAACCTGAACGTGTGGATCTTCGCGGACATGACCGAGGTCACGCTCGGCGTCATCATCTTCTCCGGCTTCCTCCTCACGGTCGGCGCACACATCGTCGTGTGGACCATGAACCGCCGTCAGGTCCCCGACGACCTCCGCCGACACTCCTGA